The following coding sequences lie in one Peribacillus frigoritolerans genomic window:
- a CDS encoding YlmC/YmxH family sporulation protein, with protein MRLSELSGKEIVDVNRAERLGILGQTDLEIDETGQITSLIIPSVKWFGLLRNGSEIRVPWEHIKKIGADMVIIDFQEGLSHKDGEHMDG; from the coding sequence TTGAGGTTGAGCGAATTGAGCGGTAAGGAAATAGTCGATGTGAATAGGGCGGAGAGATTAGGGATCCTTGGTCAGACCGATTTGGAAATAGATGAAACTGGACAAATTACCTCATTGATCATCCCATCTGTCAAATGGTTCGGTCTTTTAAGGAATGGCAGTGAAATAAGAGTTCCTTGGGAACATATAAAAAAAATCGGTGCGGATATGGTCATCATTGATTTCCAGGAAGGACTTTCACATAAAGACGGAGAGCATATGGACGGATGA
- the dapA gene encoding 4-hydroxy-tetrahydrodipicolinate synthase, translated as MMIFGRVSTAMVTPFDSKGNVDFQKTTSLVNYLIANGTDSLVLSGTTGESPTLSSEEKIALLRHVSKVVEKRVPIIMGTGSNNTYASIELTKKAEQNGADAIMLVAPYYSKTNQEGLYQHFKAIAASTTLPVMVYNIPGRASVNIEPETIIRLSKIPNIVAVKEASGDLNAMTQIIAGTDEDFALYSGDDALTLPVLAIGGVGVVSVASHIAGNELQKIVEAFISGNLKEAARLHQELIPLIKGLFAAPSPAPVKTALQLYGIDVGSVRLPIVPLTEQERLALTKVLKK; from the coding sequence ATAATGATATTTGGTAGAGTATCAACCGCAATGGTCACCCCTTTCGATAGCAAGGGAAATGTTGATTTTCAAAAGACGACTTCATTGGTTAATTACTTAATAGCTAATGGAACAGATTCGCTTGTGCTTTCGGGAACGACAGGGGAGTCTCCAACTTTATCTTCGGAGGAGAAAATTGCATTATTGCGTCATGTTTCTAAGGTTGTTGAAAAACGTGTGCCCATCATCATGGGTACAGGAAGCAACAATACGTATGCGTCCATCGAGTTGACAAAAAAAGCGGAACAAAATGGCGCCGATGCGATAATGCTGGTTGCCCCGTATTATAGTAAAACCAATCAAGAAGGTCTGTACCAGCATTTTAAGGCTATTGCAGCTAGTACGACTCTCCCTGTTATGGTTTACAATATCCCTGGGCGCGCTTCGGTTAACATTGAACCGGAAACGATCATCCGCCTTTCAAAAATTCCTAATATCGTAGCCGTTAAGGAAGCGAGCGGGGATTTAAACGCTATGACCCAAATCATAGCAGGCACGGATGAAGATTTTGCATTATATAGTGGGGACGACGCTTTAACACTCCCAGTATTGGCGATTGGTGGTGTGGGTGTAGTCTCGGTTGCTTCACATATTGCAGGTAATGAGTTGCAGAAAATAGTGGAGGCCTTCATCAGCGGGAACTTGAAAGAGGCAGCCAGGCTGCATCAGGAACTGATACCGCTTATAAAAGGTTTGTTTGCAGCGCCAAGCCCTGCACCTGTCAAAACAGCGCTTCAGTTATATGGAATTGACGTTGGATCGGTGAGACTTCCAATCGTGCCGTTGACTGAGCAGGAGCGACTTGCATTAACCAAGGTATTAAAAAAATAA
- a CDS encoding DUF6509 family protein — protein MLKITEYTIEKLNDPFGILSGERYELFLDIEVPEEDELFSENGLYIRVLFAVEEQVGKLIKYDIFEKGNEGALEFDLEEDEEAMITDFCLKHLDEAMNN, from the coding sequence ATGTTAAAGATTACAGAATACACGATCGAAAAATTGAATGATCCATTTGGTATTTTGTCCGGGGAACGTTACGAGTTGTTCCTGGATATTGAAGTGCCTGAAGAGGATGAGCTCTTTTCAGAAAATGGTTTATATATCCGGGTGCTTTTTGCAGTGGAAGAGCAAGTAGGAAAATTGATTAAATATGATATTTTTGAAAAAGGTAATGAGGGCGCACTCGAATTCGATTTAGAAGAAGATGAAGAAGCGATGATTACCGACTTCTGCCTTAAACATTTAGACGAGGCGATGAATAATTAA
- the dpaA gene encoding dipicolinic acid synthetase subunit A: MLTGMQIAVIGGDARQLEVVRKLTELDAKLLLVGFEQLDHAFTGAVKEKMEDINFKELDSVILPVRGTDSDGKVETIFSSEEVVLTEEMIKNTPAHCIFYAGISNDYLNEIFKKVDRKLVLLFERDDVAIYNSIPTVEGAIMMAIQHTDFTIHGSNVAVLGLGRVGMSVARSFHALGAKVKVGARKSEDIARISEMALAPFHLNELAAEMKDVDICINTIPFPIITAKVIANMPVHTLIIDLASKPGGTDFRYAEKRGIKALLAPSLPGIVAPKTAGQILANALGLLIQGEFLKRKGKMI; the protein is encoded by the coding sequence ATGCTCACAGGCATGCAAATCGCTGTAATTGGTGGAGATGCGCGTCAGCTTGAAGTTGTCCGTAAACTGACGGAGCTTGATGCAAAGCTATTATTGGTAGGTTTTGAACAGCTCGACCATGCTTTTACCGGAGCGGTTAAGGAAAAAATGGAAGATATAAACTTCAAGGAATTAGATTCAGTTATTTTACCTGTCCGGGGCACGGATTCAGATGGGAAAGTAGAAACGATCTTTTCCAGTGAAGAGGTTGTTTTGACTGAAGAAATGATAAAAAATACCCCGGCACATTGCATTTTTTATGCAGGAATCAGTAACGACTACCTTAATGAGATATTCAAGAAAGTGGATCGCAAACTCGTTCTATTGTTCGAACGTGATGATGTGGCTATTTATAATTCGATTCCCACTGTTGAGGGTGCAATCATGATGGCCATTCAACATACGGATTTTACTATCCATGGATCGAATGTAGCCGTTCTCGGACTGGGAAGGGTCGGAATGAGTGTAGCCCGGTCATTCCATGCACTTGGAGCAAAAGTGAAGGTGGGGGCAAGAAAAAGCGAAGATATTGCGAGAATCAGTGAAATGGCATTAGCCCCTTTTCATTTAAATGAACTCGCTGCAGAAATGAAGGATGTTGATATATGTATCAATACGATTCCTTTTCCGATAATTACCGCAAAAGTTATAGCCAATATGCCCGTTCATACATTAATCATCGACCTTGCTTCAAAACCGGGGGGAACGGATTTTCGTTACGCTGAAAAAAGGGGAATTAAGGCGCTGTTGGCACCGAGCCTACCGGGTATAGTTGCCCCGAAAACAGCTGGTCAGATATTAGCGAATGCACTGGGACTATTGATTCAAGGCGAGTTCTTGAAAAGGAAGGGGAAAATGATATGA
- a CDS encoding dipicolinate synthase subunit B — protein MSLKGKRIGFGLTGSHCTYDEVFPEIEKLVNEGAEVIPIVTSTVQNTETRFGKGEDWVERIEKLTGNHVVDTIVKAEPLGPKLPLDCMVIAPLTGNSMSKMANALTDSPVLMAAKATMRNHRPVVVAISTNDALGLNGVNLMRLMAAKDIYFVPYGQDNPKGKPSSMVARMSMIRDTIIAALEREQIQPVIVERFKDDLV, from the coding sequence ATGAGTCTCAAAGGGAAACGTATTGGTTTCGGATTAACAGGATCACATTGCACATATGATGAAGTGTTTCCGGAAATAGAAAAACTTGTAAATGAAGGTGCGGAAGTCATTCCAATCGTAACATCGACTGTCCAAAACACGGAAACCCGTTTTGGAAAGGGAGAGGATTGGGTCGAAAGAATAGAAAAATTGACGGGGAACCATGTCGTTGATACAATCGTCAAAGCAGAGCCTTTAGGACCTAAGTTGCCACTTGATTGCATGGTGATCGCTCCTTTAACGGGTAACTCAATGAGTAAAATGGCAAATGCACTTACCGATTCGCCAGTACTTATGGCTGCAAAAGCGACGATGAGAAATCACCGTCCAGTCGTGGTCGCAATATCAACTAATGATGCACTTGGGTTAAATGGTGTCAATCTAATGAGGCTGATGGCAGCTAAAGATATTTATTTCGTTCCATATGGCCAGGATAATCCCAAAGGCAAACCAAGTTCCATGGTTGCAAGGATGAGCATGATAAGGGATACGATCATAGCGGCACTGGAAAGGGAACAGATTCAACCTGTCATCGTCGAAAGGTTCAAGGATGATTTAGTCTGA
- a CDS encoding DNA translocase FtsK produces MAKKKRRKKNSTEKLKLTLKYELIGLTIIGLAIIAIAKLGAVGNGTVFLIRFFMGEWYILFLLGAIAAGFYLMIKREVPYLLKRQLVGMYFLVASMLLLSHVTLFNMLADGGPFTKPSVISNTWELFWMEVTGKASTKDLGGGMIGAILFAASYFLFDEAGSKIVSFLFIIVGAVLLTGKTLGETLGKFFMGLGGFFKKQWSAFRDDMRTWNEDKKEKKKNPVKKKKREKDPVEETDQPLLQEEDTEQMATERIISSFADKAYSDEDEIIPVVTEPAADNKEDQDDAVPPMNFTEVENKEYLLPPLSLLLQPKKTDQSGEYQLIHENAAKLERTFHSFGVKARVTQVHLGPAVTKYEVHPDVGVKVSKIVSLSDDLALALAAKDIRIEAPIPGKSAIGIEVPNSEVAMVSLREVLEAKEVDKPDAKLQIGLGRNISGEAVKAELNKMPHLLVAGATGSGKSVCINGIITSILMRAKPHEVKMMMIDPKMVELNVYNGIPHLLAPVVTNPKKAAQALQKVVSEMERRYELFSHSGTRNIEGYNDYINRYNIEEDAKQPLLPYIVVIVDELADLMMVASNDVEDAITRLAQMARAAGIHLIIATQRPSVDVITGVIKANIPSRIAFSVSSMTDSRTILDMGGAEKLLGRGDMLFLPAGASKPVRVQGAFLSDNEVEEVVTYVISQQKAQYSEEMIPDEIAETSNGEVEDDLYGDAVSLIVEMQTASVSMLQRRFRIGYTRAARLIDEMEARGIVGPYEGSKPRNVLVTKDEQDEAHSS; encoded by the coding sequence ATGGCAAAGAAGAAACGCAGAAAAAAGAATAGTACAGAGAAGTTAAAACTAACGCTTAAATATGAATTGATTGGCCTCACTATAATAGGTTTGGCCATAATTGCCATTGCCAAGCTTGGAGCAGTGGGAAATGGGACGGTCTTTTTAATCCGCTTCTTCATGGGGGAATGGTATATCCTCTTTTTGTTGGGAGCAATTGCAGCTGGGTTCTATTTGATGATAAAGAGAGAGGTCCCGTACCTGTTGAAACGGCAATTGGTGGGGATGTACTTCCTTGTTGCGAGCATGCTCCTACTGAGTCATGTGACGCTGTTCAACATGCTTGCAGATGGAGGACCGTTCACGAAGCCCAGCGTCATTTCGAATACATGGGAACTATTCTGGATGGAAGTGACCGGCAAGGCCAGCACAAAGGACCTTGGGGGCGGTATGATTGGAGCGATATTATTTGCAGCCTCATACTTTTTATTCGACGAAGCTGGATCGAAAATCGTTTCATTCCTTTTTATCATTGTAGGTGCCGTCCTATTGACAGGGAAAACGTTAGGTGAAACCCTCGGGAAGTTTTTCATGGGTCTTGGCGGCTTTTTCAAAAAGCAATGGTCTGCATTCAGAGATGATATGAGGACGTGGAATGAAGACAAAAAAGAAAAGAAAAAGAATCCGGTTAAAAAGAAGAAACGGGAAAAAGACCCGGTGGAAGAAACGGATCAGCCCCTTCTTCAAGAAGAGGATACAGAGCAAATGGCGACGGAGCGGATTATTTCCAGCTTTGCTGATAAAGCCTATAGCGACGAAGACGAAATAATTCCGGTCGTCACGGAACCTGCAGCTGATAATAAAGAGGACCAGGATGATGCCGTCCCGCCTATGAATTTTACGGAAGTGGAGAATAAAGAATATCTTTTACCGCCTCTTTCTTTACTATTACAGCCCAAAAAAACGGATCAAAGCGGAGAATACCAATTGATCCATGAAAATGCGGCTAAGCTTGAGCGCACTTTTCATAGCTTTGGAGTGAAAGCGAGGGTCACTCAAGTTCATTTAGGCCCAGCCGTAACCAAATACGAAGTTCATCCGGACGTAGGGGTGAAGGTAAGTAAAATTGTCAGCCTATCCGATGACTTGGCCCTTGCACTTGCCGCAAAGGATATTAGGATCGAAGCCCCGATTCCCGGAAAATCGGCAATCGGGATAGAAGTGCCCAACTCGGAAGTGGCAATGGTGTCATTAAGGGAAGTTTTAGAGGCCAAGGAAGTTGACAAGCCTGACGCAAAACTGCAAATAGGCCTAGGGCGGAATATTTCCGGTGAAGCGGTTAAGGCGGAGCTCAATAAAATGCCGCATTTACTAGTGGCTGGTGCTACTGGCAGCGGGAAATCCGTTTGTATCAACGGGATTATCACGAGTATCCTGATGCGGGCAAAACCGCATGAAGTGAAAATGATGATGATCGATCCAAAAATGGTGGAGCTGAATGTCTATAATGGAATTCCCCACTTACTTGCACCTGTAGTGACAAATCCAAAGAAAGCTGCACAGGCTTTGCAAAAAGTGGTCAGTGAAATGGAAAGGCGCTATGAGCTATTTTCTCATTCCGGTACGCGTAATATTGAAGGCTACAATGATTATATTAACCGGTATAACATCGAAGAAGATGCCAAACAACCGCTCTTGCCTTATATCGTAGTCATTGTCGATGAGCTGGCGGATTTGATGATGGTCGCCTCAAATGATGTAGAGGATGCCATCACACGGCTTGCACAAATGGCACGTGCCGCGGGCATCCACTTGATAATTGCCACTCAGCGGCCATCCGTCGATGTAATTACAGGGGTCATTAAAGCGAACATCCCATCCCGGATTGCTTTTAGTGTCTCATCAATGACCGATTCGAGAACGATCCTCGACATGGGCGGAGCTGAAAAACTGTTAGGCCGGGGTGACATGCTCTTCCTGCCAGCAGGAGCTTCAAAACCGGTTCGCGTCCAAGGTGCCTTTTTATCCGACAATGAAGTCGAGGAAGTTGTCACATATGTCATTTCACAGCAAAAAGCACAATACAGCGAAGAGATGATACCCGATGAAATTGCAGAAACTTCAAATGGTGAAGTCGAAGATGATTTATATGGGGATGCCGTGTCCTTGATAGTAGAAATGCAGACTGCTTCGGTTTCCATGCTGCAGCGCCGTTTCCGGATTGGCTATACGCGGGCAGCGAGATTGATTGATGAAATGGAAGCGAGGGGAATTGTCGGTCCATATGAAGGCAGTAAACCACGAAATGTGTTGGTCACTAAAGATGAACAGGATGAAGCGCATTCATCATAG
- the asd gene encoding aspartate-semialdehyde dehydrogenase has protein sequence MTETQGLRIAVVGATGAVGQQMISTLEQRDLPIKKIIFLSSARSAGIKLTFKGEEIEVQEAKPESFEGIDIALFSAGGSVSKELAPEAVKRGAIVVDNTSAFRMDENVPLVVPEVNEEDLKQHNGIIANPNCSTIQMVVALEPIRKTYGLSKIVVSTYQAVSGAGAAAINELKEQARDLLDEKEIDPKILPVKGDEKHYQIAFNVIPQIDKFQDNGYTFEEMKMINETKKIMHMQNLPVAATCVRLPVVTGHSESVYIEVEKEGIAASQIKDLMKTAPGIVLEDEPEQQVYPTPASSVGKNDVFVGRIRKDLDEDKGFHLWVVSDNLLKGAAWNSVQIAESLLKLGLVTVK, from the coding sequence ATGACTGAGACACAGGGATTGCGTATTGCAGTTGTGGGAGCAACTGGAGCAGTAGGACAACAAATGATTTCAACACTCGAACAGAGGGACTTACCGATTAAGAAAATCATCTTTTTATCATCGGCTCGTTCCGCAGGAATCAAACTTACGTTTAAGGGCGAAGAAATCGAAGTGCAGGAAGCAAAACCTGAAAGCTTTGAAGGCATCGATATAGCTTTATTCAGTGCTGGAGGAAGCGTGTCTAAGGAATTGGCTCCAGAAGCAGTGAAACGCGGTGCGATAGTAGTCGATAATACAAGCGCATTCCGCATGGATGAAAATGTGCCGCTAGTCGTTCCTGAAGTAAATGAGGAAGACTTGAAACAGCATAATGGGATCATTGCAAATCCGAATTGTTCAACTATCCAAATGGTTGTGGCATTGGAACCTATTCGCAAGACATACGGCTTATCAAAAATTGTTGTTTCTACCTATCAGGCTGTTTCGGGTGCAGGTGCAGCTGCGATAAATGAATTAAAGGAACAAGCTCGCGACTTGCTTGATGAAAAAGAAATAGATCCGAAAATTTTACCGGTAAAAGGGGACGAAAAGCATTATCAAATCGCATTTAACGTCATTCCCCAAATCGATAAATTCCAAGATAACGGGTACACGTTCGAAGAGATGAAAATGATTAATGAAACAAAGAAAATCATGCATATGCAAAACCTTCCAGTGGCTGCAACTTGCGTGAGGCTTCCTGTTGTAACAGGTCATTCGGAATCTGTATACATTGAAGTTGAAAAAGAAGGCATAGCGGCTTCTCAAATCAAAGATTTAATGAAAACGGCACCTGGAATAGTGTTAGAAGATGAACCGGAACAACAAGTTTACCCTACGCCTGCTTCATCCGTCGGCAAGAATGATGTATTCGTCGGTCGGATACGCAAAGATTTGGATGAAGATAAAGGCTTCCATTTATGGGTGGTTTCCGATAATCTATTAAAAGGAGCAGCTTGGAATTCCGTTCAAATTGCTGAGAGCCTTTTGAAATTAGGTTTGGTTACCGTTAAGTAA
- a CDS encoding ClpP family protease, whose protein sequence is MDNAPLPNENEGKQEGKNSTLIEKIQQLGATNVPQLSQDSKIHCLTIIGQIEGHMQLPPQNKTTKYEHVIPQIVAIEQNPNIEGLLVILNTVGGDVEAGLAIAEMLASLSKPSVSIVLGGGHSIGVPIAVSCDHSYIAETATMTIHPIRLTGLVIGVPQTFEYLDKMQERVIKFVTRHSNVTEESFKDLMFAKGNLTRDIGTNVIGAEAVEIGMIDDVGGVGQAMRKLNSFMEERRPKIAGEEEGLLQ, encoded by the coding sequence GTGGATAATGCACCATTACCAAATGAAAATGAAGGCAAGCAGGAAGGTAAGAATTCAACTTTAATCGAAAAGATCCAGCAGCTGGGGGCTACCAATGTTCCGCAACTATCTCAGGACTCAAAAATCCATTGTTTGACGATCATTGGACAAATTGAAGGACATATGCAGCTGCCGCCTCAAAATAAAACGACCAAATATGAACATGTTATTCCGCAAATTGTGGCAATTGAACAAAATCCCAATATAGAGGGACTGCTTGTCATATTAAATACAGTCGGAGGAGATGTCGAAGCGGGACTGGCAATCGCAGAAATGCTGGCTTCCCTATCAAAGCCATCCGTCTCGATTGTACTTGGGGGAGGGCACTCGATCGGTGTGCCGATTGCGGTTTCGTGTGACCATAGCTATATAGCAGAAACAGCAACGATGACGATTCATCCAATTCGTTTGACAGGGCTAGTCATTGGCGTGCCTCAAACCTTTGAATACTTGGATAAAATGCAGGAAAGAGTCATTAAATTTGTTACTCGCCACTCCAACGTTACGGAAGAAAGTTTTAAGGATTTAATGTTTGCCAAAGGAAACTTGACCCGTGATATCGGTACGAATGTTATCGGGGCCGAGGCAGTTGAAATCGGTATGATCGATGATGTAGGAGGAGTGGGCCAGGCAATGAGAAAACTAAATAGCTTCATGGAAGAAAGAAGGCCAAAAATTGCCGGGGAAGAGGAGGGGCTTCTGCAATGA
- a CDS encoding ribonuclease J produces MGKDKNNGIKVISLGGQGELGKNMYVVEVNEDIYLLDAGLMLPEDEMLGIDAVIPDITYLMDNKERVQGIFISHGHEDHMGALAYVLKYLPVPVYGTKLTLALIKTKLKEDGFNGRATFTEIDSDSLLSFPQAAVSFFRTNHSIPDSVGVVIHTREGAIVYTGDFKFDQAATDLYKPEIGKMASIGEEGVLCLLSDSTGAERPGYTTSEAVVAKDITEVFHAASGRIIVACFASNINRIQHVFNAAAASRRKVAVVGKSLQRVYETALNLGYLKVEEELIIPINEIGQYDDREIVVLSTGHQGEPIAALQKMAKQTHKQVTIKKGDTVLISASPLQGGELILSKTVDLLYRVGAEVVSANKYKVHVTGHGSQEELKMMINLMNPKFLIPVHGEYRHLYAHQKVGIAAGIKRENIIIAEKGDVIELKGNKMGLSGKVSAGNILIDGSGVGDVGNIVLRDRRLLSQDGILIVVVTLNRQDKSIAAGPEIISRGFVYVRESEKMIGEATEIVSEIVKKNGSRQPFDWSTLKQEMRDALNQFFYEKTKRRPMILPIIMEY; encoded by the coding sequence TTGGGTAAAGATAAAAATAATGGAATAAAAGTGATTTCTCTTGGAGGACAAGGGGAACTTGGTAAAAATATGTACGTCGTTGAGGTGAACGAGGACATCTATCTTCTTGATGCAGGGTTAATGCTGCCAGAAGATGAAATGCTCGGAATCGATGCGGTTATCCCTGATATTACGTATTTGATGGATAATAAGGAACGTGTGCAGGGGATATTTATTTCCCATGGTCATGAAGACCATATGGGAGCGCTTGCTTATGTCTTGAAATATTTACCGGTCCCTGTTTATGGAACAAAGCTTACTCTTGCTTTAATCAAAACGAAATTAAAGGAAGATGGCTTTAACGGCAGGGCGACATTCACAGAAATCGATTCGGATTCTCTTTTAAGTTTCCCTCAAGCAGCCGTGTCTTTTTTCCGGACAAACCATAGTATTCCCGATTCCGTCGGAGTCGTGATCCACACTCGTGAAGGTGCAATCGTTTATACAGGGGATTTCAAATTCGATCAAGCAGCAACAGATCTATATAAACCGGAAATCGGTAAAATGGCCAGTATCGGTGAAGAAGGTGTCCTATGCTTGCTTTCGGATAGTACTGGAGCCGAGAGGCCAGGTTATACGACATCAGAAGCAGTTGTGGCCAAAGATATTACAGAGGTATTTCATGCTGCCTCCGGAAGGATCATTGTTGCGTGCTTCGCTTCGAATATCAACCGGATTCAACATGTTTTCAATGCAGCGGCAGCAAGTCGCAGAAAAGTGGCAGTTGTCGGGAAAAGCCTGCAACGCGTTTATGAAACAGCATTGAACCTCGGCTACTTAAAGGTCGAAGAAGAGCTGATAATCCCAATTAATGAAATAGGCCAGTATGACGACCGTGAAATCGTCGTGTTATCGACAGGTCATCAGGGCGAACCCATTGCGGCACTTCAAAAAATGGCAAAACAGACGCACAAGCAGGTAACGATCAAAAAGGGAGACACCGTTTTGATCAGTGCATCACCGCTACAGGGCGGTGAACTTATTTTATCCAAAACCGTCGATTTACTATACAGGGTAGGTGCTGAAGTGGTATCTGCTAATAAATATAAAGTGCACGTAACAGGGCATGGCAGCCAGGAAGAACTGAAAATGATGATCAATTTGATGAATCCTAAATTCCTCATCCCTGTACATGGGGAATACCGCCATTTATATGCCCATCAAAAAGTTGGGATTGCAGCGGGGATTAAGCGGGAAAACATCATCATTGCCGAAAAAGGTGATGTCATCGAACTTAAGGGCAATAAAATGGGCCTTTCCGGGAAAGTCTCTGCAGGAAATATCTTGATAGATGGCAGTGGTGTTGGAGATGTGGGTAATATCGTACTTCGTGATCGGCGCTTGTTATCCCAGGATGGCATTTTGATTGTAGTGGTCACGTTGAACCGTCAGGATAAAAGCATTGCAGCAGGCCCTGAAATCATTTCAAGGGGCTTCGTATATGTTCGCGAATCAGAGAAAATGATTGGCGAAGCAACTGAAATTGTAAGTGAAATCGTAAAGAAAAATGGGTCGCGCCAACCATTTGATTGGTCCACGCTGAAGCAGGAAATGCGTGATGCGTTAAACCAATTCTTCTATGAAAAAACGAAACGCCGTCCAATGATTTTACCGATCATCATGGAATATTAA
- the dapG gene encoding aspartate kinase — MKIIVQKYGGTSVRDEESRSFAKGHIENAIKEGYKVVVVVSAMGRKGDPYATDTLLSLVNGAKACLSKREQDLLMSVGETISSVVFTNMLLEHGIDAVAYTGAQAGFLTNTDYSSAKIIEMKCDRLMKELEVKDVVVVAGFQGAAKNGDITTIGRGGSDTSAAALGAALQAERVDIFTDVEGIMTADPRIADQARPLSIVSYTEVCNMAYQGAKVIHPRAVEIAMQAKVPIRIRSTYSEGLGTLVTSMNKGSQGSDIRERLVTGIAHVPKITQIKVRAKKDQYNLQAEVFKAMANASISVDFINIYPSGVVYTVSEEMTELALSILAELGHEPVIERNCAKVSVVGAGINGVPGVAAKIVTALSEKEIAILQSADSHTTIWVLVKEEDLIEAVNSLHYAFQLHEREVQ; from the coding sequence ATGAAAATTATCGTCCAGAAATACGGTGGGACATCCGTTCGTGATGAGGAAAGCCGTTCATTCGCCAAGGGGCATATTGAAAATGCGATTAAAGAAGGCTATAAAGTGGTGGTTGTGGTTTCAGCAATGGGAAGAAAAGGCGATCCTTATGCAACGGATACCTTACTTTCCCTGGTAAATGGAGCGAAAGCCTGCCTTTCAAAACGAGAACAGGATTTACTTATGTCAGTAGGGGAAACGATATCATCAGTCGTATTTACGAACATGCTCTTGGAACATGGTATTGATGCGGTCGCATATACTGGAGCCCAAGCGGGATTCTTGACGAATACCGACTATTCAAGTGCGAAAATTATTGAAATGAAATGCGACCGTCTCATGAAAGAACTTGAGGTGAAGGATGTTGTCGTTGTAGCAGGTTTCCAGGGAGCGGCTAAAAACGGGGACATCACGACCATCGGCCGTGGTGGAAGTGATACATCAGCCGCAGCATTAGGTGCGGCTTTGCAAGCTGAACGGGTCGATATTTTTACGGATGTGGAAGGAATCATGACGGCAGATCCACGTATTGCCGACCAAGCTCGTCCATTGTCAATCGTTTCATATACGGAAGTTTGCAATATGGCATATCAAGGGGCGAAGGTCATTCATCCGAGAGCTGTTGAAATTGCGATGCAGGCGAAAGTCCCGATTCGGATAAGGTCAACTTACAGCGAAGGCTTGGGAACACTTGTTACAAGCATGAACAAGGGAAGCCAGGGCAGCGACATACGTGAAAGGCTCGTGACCGGGATTGCCCATGTACCAAAGATCACTCAAATCAAGGTCCGTGCGAAAAAAGATCAATATAATCTACAGGCAGAAGTTTTCAAAGCAATGGCCAATGCCTCCATTTCAGTGGACTTTATAAATATATATCCAAGTGGCGTAGTTTATACCGTTTCCGAGGAGATGACAGAACTTGCCCTCTCGATTTTGGCCGAGCTTGGTCATGAACCGGTCATTGAACGCAATTGTGCCAAGGTTTCAGTAGTCGGTGCAGGCATCAATGGAGTGCCAGGCGTTGCAGCGAAGATTGTCACAGCGCTTTCCGAAAAGGAAATTGCCATTCTCCAGTCAGCGGACAGCCATACGACAATTTGGGTACTCGTAAAAGAGGAAGATTTAATAGAAGCTGTTAATTCCCTGCACTATGCGTTTCAATTGCATGAAAGGGAAGTCCAATAA
- a CDS encoding YlzJ-like family protein: MTLYTIVPEEIIFPHHHEKTANLIEMIYNGVHVMVELDGGRTFRIDRIVSTDPEDYMNVHIQPGAVINVFEHMNH; the protein is encoded by the coding sequence ATGACGCTTTATACGATCGTTCCTGAAGAAATAATTTTCCCTCATCACCATGAGAAGACGGCAAATTTAATAGAAATGATCTACAATGGTGTCCATGTGATGGTTGAACTTGACGGTGGCCGTACGTTTCGCATTGACCGAATCGTCAGCACCGATCCTGAAGATTATATGAATGTACACATTCAGCCGGGAGCTGTCATAAATGTGTTCGAACATATGAACCATTAG